In a single window of the Flavivirga spongiicola genome:
- the arfB gene encoding alternative ribosome rescue aminoacyl-tRNA hydrolase ArfB, translated as MFNEDALLQEINFKAIRSSGSGGQHVNKVSSKVELTFNLMESFVFSEEQKERLQKKLQHRLTKEHILILQCDESRSQHKNKELVIKRFLELIRVGLIIPKKRIPTKIPKAVIRKRLKNKRNLSDKKANRKKPDID; from the coding sequence ATGTTTAATGAAGATGCCTTATTACAAGAGATAAACTTTAAAGCCATTAGAAGCTCTGGAAGTGGTGGGCAACATGTAAATAAAGTGTCCTCAAAAGTTGAGTTAACTTTTAACTTAATGGAATCATTTGTATTTAGTGAAGAACAAAAAGAACGTCTTCAAAAAAAGCTTCAGCATAGGTTAACTAAAGAGCACATTTTAATTTTACAATGCGATGAAAGCCGAAGCCAGCATAAAAACAAAGAGCTCGTCATAAAACGCTTTCTGGAATTAATCCGAGTAGGGTTAATTATTCCAAAAAAGCGCATTCCTACTAAAATTCCTAAAGCAGTTATTAGAAAGCGATTAAAAAATAAGCGTAATCTTTCTGATAAAAAAGCAAATAGAAAGAAGCCAGATATTGATTAA
- a CDS encoding DUF4301 family protein, with protein sequence MFREKDIEQIQKKGITIEQVNAQVVRIKNGMSYSNLVAAATIGEGIESYSEGEKKDFIELYESKLNSLSLLKFVPASGAATRMFKFLFQFLNNFNPSNESIEDYAEKYNDTLIKTFVSNLEKFPFYNQVVSKAKEENSDFDNLSPGEKQLQFVKTMLDENSLNYSFFPKGLLPFHKYENETITAFQEHLLESTLYASSNNKANLHFTVSEKHHSYFIDELNRLKQDLEQKTNTTFNVSFSYQKEATETVALTKEGVVFRNEDDSVLFRPAGHGALLENLNDLNNDLIFIKNVDNIVVSEKNIEVSEYKKLLVGILVKVQEQVFAFMDKLDETVVLEEKLLEMALFLSNKMNVVINADFEDFTLEEKRAYLKEKLNRPIRVCGMVKNEGEPGGGPFWVKDESGDISLQVVEFAQINIQDETQQEIVKNATHFNPTDLVCGVKNYKGEKFNLKEFVDPEAAFITLKTQNGIDIKALELPGLWNGSMAFWNSIFVEVPLSTFNPVKTVNDLLKPAHQI encoded by the coding sequence ATGTTTAGAGAAAAAGACATTGAACAAATACAAAAAAAAGGGATTACCATAGAACAGGTTAATGCCCAAGTAGTACGTATAAAAAATGGGATGTCCTATTCTAATTTAGTAGCAGCTGCAACTATTGGAGAAGGTATTGAGAGTTATAGTGAGGGTGAAAAGAAAGATTTTATTGAGTTGTATGAATCAAAGCTAAATTCTTTATCCTTATTAAAGTTTGTGCCAGCATCTGGAGCGGCTACCAGAATGTTTAAATTTTTATTTCAGTTTTTAAATAATTTCAATCCTTCAAATGAAAGTATTGAAGACTACGCTGAAAAATATAACGATACATTGATTAAAACTTTTGTTTCTAATTTGGAAAAATTTCCGTTTTATAATCAGGTAGTATCAAAAGCTAAAGAAGAAAACTCAGATTTTGATAACTTATCGCCAGGTGAAAAACAGCTGCAATTTGTTAAAACTATGTTGGATGAAAATAGCCTTAACTATAGTTTTTTTCCTAAGGGATTACTTCCTTTTCATAAATATGAAAATGAAACCATAACAGCTTTTCAAGAACATTTGCTTGAGTCAACATTGTACGCATCGTCAAACAATAAGGCAAACCTTCATTTTACAGTATCAGAAAAGCATCATTCTTATTTTATCGATGAGTTAAATCGTTTAAAACAGGATCTGGAGCAAAAAACGAATACGACATTTAATGTATCGTTTTCATATCAAAAAGAAGCAACAGAAACGGTTGCATTAACCAAGGAAGGTGTCGTTTTTAGAAATGAAGATGACTCTGTTTTATTCAGACCAGCTGGACATGGTGCATTGTTAGAAAATTTAAACGACTTAAATAACGATCTTATTTTTATTAAAAATGTTGATAATATAGTCGTTTCTGAAAAAAATATTGAGGTTTCAGAATATAAAAAATTGCTTGTAGGTATTCTTGTAAAAGTTCAAGAACAGGTTTTTGCGTTTATGGATAAACTTGATGAAACGGTTGTTTTAGAAGAGAAACTTTTAGAAATGGCATTATTTTTATCTAATAAGATGAATGTCGTTATTAATGCAGACTTTGAAGATTTTACTTTAGAAGAAAAAAGGGCATATCTAAAAGAAAAACTAAATCGCCCAATTCGTGTATGTGGCATGGTTAAGAATGAAGGAGAGCCAGGAGGAGGACCATTTTGGGTGAAAGATGAAAGTGGAGATATATCATTACAAGTGGTAGAGTTTGCTCAAATCAATATTCAAGATGAAACACAGCAAGAAATTGTGAAAAATGCGACTCATTTTAATCCAACAGATTTGGTTTGTGGTGTTAAAAACTATAAAGGAGAAAAGTTCAATCTTAAAGAGTTTGTAGATCCTGAAGCAGCTTTTATAACCCTAAAAACTCAAAATGGTATAGACATAAAAGCATTAGAACTTCCTGGATTATGGAATGGCAGTATGGCATTTTGGAATTCTATTTTTGTTGAGGTTCCTTTAAGTACTTTCAATCCTGTAAAAACGGTTAACGATTTACTTAAACCAGCACACCAGATATAG
- a CDS encoding ATP-binding protein: MEEKYKQEFANCVKVVLFGPESTGKTTLSKQLARYYDSVWVPEYAREYLQNKWNNERKTCEPDDLLPIAEGQMKLENELAKKTDSVLICDTDLLETKVYSEAYYLGSCDPILEKYALENTYNLYFLTYIDTPWEADDLRDKPEHREKMFEAFQNELIKSKKPYVLLKGDKKQRLKTAIKHINKLLKK, translated from the coding sequence ATGGAAGAAAAGTATAAACAAGAATTTGCAAACTGTGTAAAAGTAGTTTTATTTGGTCCGGAATCTACAGGTAAAACAACCTTGTCAAAACAGTTGGCTAGATATTATGATTCCGTTTGGGTGCCAGAATATGCAAGAGAATATCTTCAAAACAAATGGAATAATGAACGTAAAACTTGTGAGCCAGATGATTTATTACCGATTGCAGAAGGGCAGATGAAACTAGAAAACGAATTGGCAAAAAAAACAGATTCGGTTTTAATTTGTGACACCGATTTACTAGAAACCAAGGTGTATTCTGAAGCTTATTATTTAGGAAGTTGTGACCCAATACTTGAAAAATACGCGTTAGAGAATACTTACAATTTATATTTTTTAACTTATATTGACACGCCTTGGGAAGCTGATGATTTGCGTGATAAACCTGAGCATAGAGAAAAGATGTTTGAAGCTTTTCAAAATGAATTAATAAAAAGTAAAAAACCTTATGTATTGCTTAAAGGTGATAAAAAACAACGCCTGAAAACAGCAATTAAACATATTAACAAGCTATTAAAAAAATAA
- the pnuC gene encoding nicotinamide riboside transporter PnuC, with product MSPIFDFFFGQYSGYETIDILLEIIAIIFGFLSVWYSKQNKVLVFPTGMISTIIFVYLLFKWELLGDMMINAYYFIMSVYGWYIWTRKIDETHVTPISTTTIKEKKISVFIFLATLLFVFLVYKAFDKWTSWVAYIDTLTTAIFFVGMWLMARRKLENWVFWIIGDLISVPLYFYKGFTFTSFQYLGFTFIAIFGYLSWKKSINKNLQTV from the coding sequence ATGAGCCCCATTTTTGATTTTTTCTTCGGACAGTACTCCGGCTATGAAACAATTGATATACTATTAGAAATAATAGCAATTATTTTCGGGTTTCTTTCTGTTTGGTATTCAAAACAAAATAAGGTTTTGGTTTTTCCAACGGGTATGATAAGCACCATAATATTTGTGTATTTATTATTCAAGTGGGAACTCTTGGGGGATATGATGATAAACGCATATTATTTTATAATGAGTGTTTATGGTTGGTATATTTGGACAAGAAAAATAGATGAAACACATGTAACACCAATTTCAACAACAACAATCAAAGAGAAAAAGATTAGTGTGTTTATATTTTTAGCAACCTTATTATTTGTGTTTTTGGTTTACAAAGCTTTTGATAAATGGACAAGTTGGGTTGCTTATATTGACACGCTCACAACAGCCATATTTTTTGTTGGCATGTGGTTAATGGCAAGAAGAAAATTAGAAAATTGGGTTTTTTGGATTATTGGGGATCTCATATCAGTACCATTATATTTTTATAAGGGGTTCACATTTACTAGTTTTCAATATTTAGGATTTACATTTATAGCAATATTTGGTTATTTATCATGGAAGAAAAGTATAAACAAGAATTTGCAAACTGTGTAA
- a CDS encoding 4'-phosphopantetheinyl transferase family protein, translating into MPLYKTINPNSKTTVKIWKIDESYDDLMQSVYLKPKSLERVLGMKSELHQRGFLSVRCLLAEFGYQDSDLSYDENGKPHLKDGKQISITHSFHFSAIIISDLIVGIDVEKQRDKITIIAHKFIGYENDYLGENDENYIEKLTAIWCIKESLYKLFATPGLSFQKHCLVIPFSDNDDKTIAWIDYKTEKHRYNIQFLEFEGFTCAYAIA; encoded by the coding sequence ATGCCACTTTATAAAACCATAAACCCAAATTCAAAAACTACTGTTAAAATCTGGAAGATTGATGAGTCTTATGATGATTTAATGCAATCTGTGTACTTAAAGCCTAAAAGTTTAGAGCGTGTTTTAGGAATGAAAAGTGAATTGCATCAAAGAGGTTTTCTAAGCGTTCGTTGTTTATTAGCAGAATTTGGGTATCAAGATTCAGATTTGTCTTATGACGAAAATGGGAAGCCTCACTTAAAAGACGGAAAGCAAATTTCTATTACGCATTCGTTTCATTTTTCAGCAATTATTATTAGTGATTTAATAGTTGGAATAGATGTTGAAAAACAGCGAGATAAAATCACCATAATAGCTCATAAATTTATTGGTTATGAGAATGACTATTTAGGTGAGAATGATGAAAACTATATAGAGAAGTTGACTGCTATCTGGTGTATAAAAGAATCACTTTATAAACTATTTGCGACCCCTGGGTTGAGCTTTCAAAAACACTGTTTGGTGATTCCGTTTTCTGATAATGATGATAAAACGATTGCTTGGATTGATTATAAAACAGAAAAGCATCGTTATAATATTCAATTTTTAGAGTTTGAAGGGTTTACCTGTGCATACGCAATTGCTTAA
- a CDS encoding geranylgeranylglyceryl/heptaprenylglyceryl phosphate synthase, with protein MKHIYNDILTSVSGEEKQLAVLIDPDKIKFDKVSSFINKVNISIATHVFVGGSSVDENATGILVEEIKKHTQLPVVLFPGDVTQITGKADAILFLSLISGRNSEYLIGKHIRSISKLKETNLEIISTGYILIENGKETAVERVTGTEPLSRTNIQYIVDTAKAGELLGMKLIYLEAGSGAKLSVSKEIISNVNRALNIPLIVGGGIRSKKQLENAYNAGADLVVIGTVFEEDESFFDELKSPLSGRHFPKGEK; from the coding sequence ATGAAACATATTTATAATGACATATTAACATCGGTTTCCGGTGAAGAGAAACAACTTGCTGTTTTAATAGATCCCGATAAAATAAAATTTGATAAGGTATCAAGTTTTATTAATAAGGTGAATATATCTATAGCTACGCATGTATTTGTTGGAGGAAGCTCTGTTGATGAAAATGCTACTGGTATTTTAGTTGAAGAAATAAAGAAACATACGCAACTTCCTGTTGTCCTATTTCCGGGAGATGTCACCCAAATTACAGGTAAAGCAGATGCTATTTTATTCCTTTCTTTGATTTCAGGGAGAAACTCTGAGTATCTAATTGGGAAACATATAAGGTCTATTTCGAAATTAAAAGAAACAAATCTTGAGATCATTTCAACAGGTTATATTTTAATTGAAAATGGAAAAGAAACAGCAGTTGAAAGAGTAACAGGAACAGAACCACTGTCAAGAACTAATATTCAATATATTGTGGATACAGCAAAAGCAGGTGAATTACTTGGAATGAAATTGATTTATCTTGAAGCGGGAAGTGGCGCAAAGCTTTCGGTTTCAAAAGAAATTATATCAAATGTAAATAGAGCATTAAATATTCCATTAATAGTTGGTGGAGGTATTAGAAGTAAAAAACAATTAGAAAATGCATACAATGCCGGAGCTGATTTAGTAGTTATTGGTACGGTTTTTGAAGAAGATGAATCTTTTTTTGATGAATTAAAATCCCCATTGTCCGGTAGACATTTCCCCAAAGGGGAAAAATAA
- a CDS encoding thiamine-binding protein has translation MKISVELTITPLQNDFEPAIIHFIKKLRASNLKVMENPLSTQVYGDYDEIMKLLTTEIKEAFELMESGLLYMKIVKSDRHDYEPHF, from the coding sequence ATGAAAATATCAGTAGAATTAACGATAACACCTTTGCAGAACGATTTTGAACCTGCCATTATTCACTTTATAAAAAAATTAAGAGCTTCAAATCTTAAGGTTATGGAAAACCCATTAAGCACACAAGTTTATGGTGATTATGACGAGATAATGAAACTTCTTACTACAGAAATTAAAGAAGCTTTCGAACTTATGGAAAGTGGTTTATTATATATGAAGATTGTAAAATCGGATAGACACGATTATGAGCCCCATTTTTGA